TTGTTTTCCCTGCTGAAGAAAGGAAGGATGCTGCCTGCCGGAAGGGTTAGCGGGTTATTGTCAACTGTTAGCCGGTTGAAAGGCAGATGCAGGATATAATTTGGAGAGTCAGCCATCTGGTTGATCCGGTCTTCCGTGCAGGGAAGGTAATGCCTGCTGTTGAACCAACCTTCATAAGCATCGGTACGTCTTTTGATATACATCCATTGATTGTTGACCTCAAGAACCTCAAAATCTTCTCCGAACAGCACCTGGTCGGTCATTTCGCTTTTTTTTGTCGGTGCAGCCCTCAGCGGGATCAGGGGATTTAAACAAATTCCGAATTTCATTTCATGGTTTTTGTTCAAATATAGGAAATTTATACAGGAGATGGATTGGTTGATGATTGAAGATGGAGGGAGTGTACGTAAACGTAGAAGTTTCAGAATGATTTCGCATTGATCTGGCCGGTCATCCCAGCATTAAGCGGACAACAAAATATCAGATATTAATTCTCTATTATTATCTGGTTATGATATAGTTTCATTAATAAGGTAATAAGGTTCAGGTTATGGGTGTGATTCAAGGCTACTAAAGTTTAAGATACATAAAATAAGGTTTTTAATAATATATTTCAAATATGTTAAGACCTAATGCTGATGAAGCTAATAAAAAGAAAAGGGTTTGGGAAGATTTACCGGTCAAGTAGCTTCTAAATTTGGTGGGATCGTTACTGGAATAAGATATTATAGGAAAAATCCATCAACTTGGGAATAAAATCCAGCCCGTTGCTCTTTAAAGCCTTATTTTCCTTATATTAGACCTTAGTAGGATAAAGGCCCCCTACTCCCGCATCAACCTTATTACCTTATTTACCGCGAATTGTTTTTTGATAATGTTTTATAAACAATGCATATTCATCTGCAAAGCTCACTACCTTATGATGTTGGGATTGGTTCAAAATGTATTTGCAAACCCTGTCAATATCAGATTTTGATACAGTAAAAGCAGAACAAGATTGCTGCCATGCAAAATGTCCCCTTGTAAGAATATTTTCATTTATAAAATTTTCTGAGCTATCCGCAACAATATTTGCCAGTTTTTGCTCTGAAATACCGGGATCACGGGAAACCAGGAAATGCACATGCTCGGGATTGGCATGAATTGCATACATCCTAGAAGCATGGTTATTGACTATCCCGGTCATGTACTTTTCGATACGGATACGATTTTCCTCTCTTATGAGGGATTCACGCATTAATGTTGTAAATATAAAATGCGTGTACAAATTGTTAAATTCTACCTTCATGGCAATAAGATAATAAGGTCAATGACTGAGACGGTACTTCATAGCCGCTATGGTTAAAGATATAAAAATATGGTTTTCATCAATTATTTGCAAATCTTTTACATCAGTATTCAAAAAAGGAGTTATCACATATTGAAAAATTTAAATTTTAAAACCTTATTCGTTCTATTTTAAACCTTAAGGATCCACCATCCCGCACCAACCTTATTACCTTATTCCCCCGAACAAAATCAACCATTGAACAATGAAGATTTTATTTAGTTATACCGGTCTGAAAAAAAAGCATACCGTAACAAAATTTTTACTTTTGTAGAGTTAATTTTGAATTAATCCGGAAGGGTATGAGAAAGCTTTTTTCTTTTGTAAAGGATAAATACAGCAACATCTTCAACGGCGTGTTGTTCATGCTTACCATCGCAATTGTTGTTGGTTTTTTGCCCAGGGAAGGCAAATTCAAGTATGAGTTTAAAAGAGGAAAACCCTGGATGCATGAAACTTTGATTGCTCCTTTCGATTTTCCTATATATAAAAGCCAGCAACAGATAAAGTATGAGCGGGACAGCATACTGGAAAATTTCAGGCCCTATTTTCGTTACGACAGTACGATCCATAAAAGACAGTTAGAGCAATTTACAGAAACATACAATGCAAGGCTAAAGGAAGTTTTCCACGAAAAATATACGGGAGATGAGCTAAAAGAAGCTTATACAAACAGCAATTTTGAAAAAAGGACCCAGCGATTTTATAATTATGTCCTGGAGTTGTTCAGAGATGTATATGGCAAAGGTATTGTGGAGGTTCCGGAAGTTTATGGCAATCTGGATCAGGATTCGGAAATTGTACTTATAGAGGATAATCTGGCTGAAGAACATCAATACTCCGAATTCTATGATCAGAAAGAGGCATATAAATATGTGATCAGCCATGTGGAACAGTACGTGGAGGATTTGAATTTACAAGACGACAAACAGGCGGATTTTTATGAAGATTTGAATTTTTACGATTTTATTAAGCCCAATGTGCTCTATGATCAGGAAACCTCTCAGAAAGTAAGACAAAGCATGCTTGAGAATGTATCCATTACAAAAGGGATGGTTCAGGCAGGAGAGCGGATTGTCTCTGAGGGAGAAGTGGTGGATTCCACAGCCTACCGGATATTGGAATCCCTGCAAAGAGAATATGAACAGCGGCTGGGCGAAGATTATCAATATGAGATCATTTTTCTGGGACAGTTTATTTTTGTATTCGCCGCAATATTTGTCCTGTATTTGTTCCTGTATCATTTCCGGTTTGAAATCCTTCAGGACAGTATGAAAACGCTGTTCATTCTTCTGCTGGTGATTCTTATGGTTTTTGTTTCCAGCTATACTGTAAAACTGAGGCCTGAAGTATTCTATATCATCCCATTTGCAATTTTACCCATTATCATCCGCTCATTCTATGATGCAAGATTGGCATTATTCATCCATA
This genomic interval from Bacteroidales bacterium contains the following:
- a CDS encoding SH3 domain-containing protein, coding for MKFGICLNPLIPLRAAPTKKSEMTDQVLFGEDFEVLEVNNQWMYIKRRTDAYEGWFNSRHYLPCTEDRINQMADSPNYILHLPFNRLTVDNNPLTLPAGSILPFFSREN
- a CDS encoding transposase, producing MRESLIREENRIRIEKYMTGIVNNHASRMYAIHANPEHVHFLVSRDPGISEQKLANIVADSSENFINENILTRGHFAWQQSCSAFTVSKSDIDRVCKYILNQSQHHKVVSFADEYALFIKHYQKTIRGK
- a CDS encoding HDIG domain-containing protein is translated as MRKLFSFVKDKYSNIFNGVLFMLTIAIVVGFLPREGKFKYEFKRGKPWMHETLIAPFDFPIYKSQQQIKYERDSILENFRPYFRYDSTIHKRQLEQFTETYNARLKEVFHEKYTGDELKEAYTNSNFEKRTQRFYNYVLELFRDVYGKGIVEVPEVYGNLDQDSEIVLIEDNLAEEHQYSEFYDQKEAYKYVISHVEQYVEDLNLQDDKQADFYEDLNFYDFIKPNVLYDQETSQKVRQSMLENVSITKGMVQAGERIVSEGEVVDSTAYRILESLQREYEQRLGEDYQYEIIFLGQFIFVFAAIFVLYLFLYHFRFEILQDSMKTLFILLLVILMVFVSSYTVKLRPEVFYIIPFAILPIIIRSFYDARLALFIHIITIMLIASFAPHSFEFIFLNFIAGIVAIFSLTSLSRRGKLFLSAAMVVVSYIFVYFGISITQGGNIEAVNWVNVGYFGINGALVLASYPLIFVFEKTFGFLSDVTLMELSDTNQPLLRRLSEQAPGTFQHSMQVASLAETAAYQIGGNTLLVRTGALYHDIGKMKNPIYFIENQDTDFNPHQQLEFRESAKIIINHVKQGVEYASRYKLPGPIVDFIRTHHGTTRVHYFYKKYLQEYNEDEVDESQFTYPGPKPFSKEMAALMMADAVEAASRSYSHLDEKTINNLVDQIIDSQLNGGQFENVDVTFREITIIRGIFKKKLQNFYHARIKYPK